One genomic window of Elaeis guineensis isolate ETL-2024a chromosome 2, EG11, whole genome shotgun sequence includes the following:
- the LOC105054428 gene encoding LOW QUALITY PROTEIN: non-specific lipid transfer protein GPI-anchored 14 (The sequence of the model RefSeq protein was modified relative to this genomic sequence to represent the inferred CDS: inserted 1 base in 1 codon) gives MASFNRVHXPSSSVLIVLLAMSLITFASSDYASDRAECADQVIKLSTCLTYMQGSARAPTPDCCSSLKQVVDKSFKCLCILVKDRNEPELASFKVNVTFALRLPSKCGVPANASACPRLLNLPPNSPDAKIFEEYGNMTSSDAGASDGTASMSTRAGGWRTEAGAELWNLSLLLLVLLSVLGC, from the exons ATGGCAAGCTTCAACCGAGTCC GGCCCTCGTCATCGGTGCTCATCGTGTTACTGGCCATGAGCTTGATCACCTTTGCGAGCTCAGACTATGCGAGCGACCGGGCCGAGTGTGCCGATCAGGTGATCAAGCTGTCGACATGCCTCACCTACATGCAAGGCAGTGCAAGAGCTCCCACCCCAGACTGCTGCAGCAGCCTCAAGCAAGTTGTGGACAAGAGCTTCAAGTGTCTCTGCATTCTTGTCAAAGATCGCAACGAGCCGGAGCTTGCTAGCTTCAAGGTCAATGTCACCTTCGCATTACGTCTCCCTTCCAAGTGTGGGGTTCCAGCAAACGCTTCCGCTTGCCCAA GACTACTGAACTTACCCCCGAATTCACCTGATGCTAAGATATTTGAGGAGTATGGAAATATGACTTCAAGTGACGCTG GGGCTTCTGACGGAACCGCGTCCATGAGCACAAGGGCGGGTGGATGGAGAACGGAGGCGGGTGCTGAGCTGTGGAATTTGTCTTTGCTTCTTCTTGTGCTCCTATCGGTTCTTGGATGCTAG